GCTGGTCGTGCGCCAGGAGTCCCGGCCCGCGGCGAGCAGCACGCCCGCGAGCGTCTGGCCGCGCACGCCGGGGACGGGCTCGCCGTCCACCTCGATGACGATGTCGACCTCGTCGGCGCGTCCGACGACGTCGACGGACGACGGAACCATGTTCGGGCCCGTCCGGCGCCTGCCTTCTGGTCGCGGGCTCATGCGGCGCCTGCCTTCGGGTCGGGAACGGCGAGCGGGCGTCCGCTCGGACGGAACGGCGTCGGGTCCACGGGAGCGGGCCCGCCGAGCAGGTCGGCGGCCAGCAGCTGGGCGGTGACGACGGACAGCCCGATGCCCGCGCCCTCGTGCCCGCCGGCGTGCCAGAGGCCGCGCAGCCGGGGGTCCTGCCCGATGAGCGGCAGGTGATCGTCGAGGTAGGGCCGGAACCCGCCGTAGGCCCGCATCACCGGGGCGGCGGCGAGGAAGGGGAACAGGGCGACGGCCTTGCGGGCGATCTCGCGGAGCACCTCGACGCGGATGCTCGGGTCGAAGCCGACCTGCTCGCGGCTCGATCCGATGAGGACGGTCCCGGCCGCAGTGGACTCGACGACGCTGGAGGTCTGCAGGGCGGCGTCGGCGGACTGGGTCGCACCGACGTAGTCGCCGTCGTAGACCTTGTGGAAGATCCGGTGCGGCATCCGGGTGGTGACCAGGACCATCCCCCGCCGGGGGCGGACCAGCACCGGTGCCCCGATCCGCTCCGACACCTCGCCGGACCAGGGGCCCGCCGCGAGGACGACGGCGTCTGCGGTGAGGTCGCCGCGGGTGGTGGTGATGCCGACGAGCCGGTCGTCGCGGACGATGCCGCCCAGGACCTCGACGCCGGTGCGCACCTCGGCGCCTGCCCGGCGCGCGGAGGCCAGCAGCGCCTCGCCTGCCGCGACGGGCTGGACCTGGCAGTCCTGCGGGTAGTACACGGCGGCGGTGAGGTCGGGGGTGAGATCCGGTTCGAGCTCGTGGGCCTCCTGGGCGGTCACGACGCGGGCGTCCACTCCGGCGGCACGCTGCTCGGCGGCGAAGTCGATCAGGGGCTGGGCGCCGGCCTCCGTCGTGGCCACGACGAGTCCGCCCTTCTTCTCGAACTCGACGGCGGGGAAGGACTCGCCGAGTTCGTCGGCGAGTTCGGCGACGACGTCCGGCCAGCAGGCGTTCGCCGCGAGGGCCAGCTCCAGTTCGGCACCGGGCCCCTTGTCGGAGACGAGGAGGTTGCCCTCGCAGGAGGCGCTCG
The Actinoalloteichus fjordicus DNA segment above includes these coding regions:
- a CDS encoding NAD(P)/FAD-dependent oxidoreductase is translated as MTEIIVIGAGIVGAACARTLARRGHRVLVVDRGPTMTGTSASCEGNLLVSDKGPGAELELALAANACWPDVVAELADELGESFPAVEFEKKGGLVVATTEAGAQPLIDFAAEQRAAGVDARVVTAQEAHELEPDLTPDLTAAVYYPQDCQVQPVAAGEALLASARRAGAEVRTGVEVLGGIVRDDRLVGITTTRGDLTADAVVLAAGPWSGEVSERIGAPVLVRPRRGMVLVTTRMPHRIFHKVYDGDYVGATQSADAALQTSSVVESTAAGTVLIGSSREQVGFDPSIRVEVLREIARKAVALFPFLAAAPVMRAYGGFRPYLDDHLPLIGQDPRLRGLWHAGGHEGAGIGLSVVTAQLLAADLLGGPAPVDPTPFRPSGRPLAVPDPKAGAA